From the genome of Equus przewalskii isolate Varuska unplaced genomic scaffold, EquPr2 ChrUn-7, whole genome shotgun sequence, one region includes:
- the LOC103560989 gene encoding T-cell surface glycoprotein CD1a-like isoform X1 — protein MLFLQLALLVVLLPGGDSKDGLCALLKVEYKAWGRGADFQEPTSFRVIYISSFYNRSWVQALGSAWLGELQTHGWESHTGTLIYLRPWSKGNFSNKEMTEMEKLSRMTSIGLNQVFHNHASQWQLEYPFHVQVTKGCELHIGEASVGFMRIAYQGLDLARFQNNSWLPSPKGGRRAQQVSRLFNLNKIILGITHRLLTDTCPRFLLGLLDAGKADLQRQARPEAWLSTGPSPAPGRLMLVCQVSGFYPKPIWVMWMRGEQEQQGTQQSDILPNADGTWYLRKSLDVEAIEADGLSCRVRHSSLEDQDIILYWEHRSSMGWIFLAVIVPLVLLTVLAFWLRKRWTRCEPPSNLISLE, from the exons ATGCTGTTCCTGCAGCTTGCATTGCTAGTGGTTCTCCTCCCAGGTGGTGACAGTAAAGATG GTCTCTGTGCTCTTCTGAAAGTTGAATACAAAGCATGGGGCCGTGGGGCAG ACTTCCAGGAGCCAACCTCCTTCCGAGTTATCTACATCTCATCCTTTTACAACCGTTCCTGGGTACAAGCTCTGGGCTCAGCTTGGTTGGGTGAGTTGCAGACTCATGGGTGGGAGAGCCACACTGGCACTTTAATTTATCTGAGGCCCTGGTCGAAGGGCAACTTCAGCAATAAGGAGATGACTGAAATGGAAAAGTTATCCCGTATGACCTCCATAGGACTTAATCAGGTATTTCACAACCATGCAAGTCAATGGCAGCTTGAAT ATCCCTTTCATGTACAGGTAACAAAAGGCTGTGAGCTTCACATCGGTGAAGCCTCAGTAGGGTTCATGCGGATTGCTTATCAAGGATTAGATTTAGCACGCTTCCAGAATAATTCATGGTTACCATCTCCAAAGGGTGGACGTAGGGCTCAGCAAGTCTCCAGACTATTCAATTTGAATAAAATCATCCTGGGAATAACACACAGGCTCCTCACTGACACCTGCCCACGTTTCCTCTTGGGTCTTCTTGATGCAGGGAAGGCAGATCTCCAGCGACAAG CAAGGCCAGAAGCCTGGCTGTCCACTGGCCCTAGTCCTGCTCCAGGCCGTCTGATGCTGGTTTGTCAAGTCTCTGGCTTCTACCCAAAGCCTATTTGGGTGATGTGGATGCGGGGTGAGCAAGAGCAACAGGGCACTCAGCAAAGTGACATCTTGCCCAATGCTGATGGGACATGGTATCTTAGGAAGTCCTTGGATGTGGAAGCCATTGAGGCAGATGGCCTCTCTTGCCGGGTGAGACACAGCAGTCTAGAAGACCAGGACATCATCCTTTATTGGG AACATCGCAGCTCCATGGGCTGGATCTTCTTGGCAGTGATAGTGCCCCTGGTGCTTCTGACAGTGCTTGCGTTTTGGCTTAGGAAGCGCTG GACACGTTGTGAACCTCCAAGCAATCTTATCTCTTTGGAATGA
- the LOC103560989 gene encoding T-cell surface glycoprotein CD1a-like isoform X2, whose amino-acid sequence MLFLQLALLVVLLPGGDSKDDFQEPTSFRVIYISSFYNRSWVQALGSAWLGELQTHGWESHTGTLIYLRPWSKGNFSNKEMTEMEKLSRMTSIGLNQVFHNHASQWQLEYPFHVQVTKGCELHIGEASVGFMRIAYQGLDLARFQNNSWLPSPKGGRRAQQVSRLFNLNKIILGITHRLLTDTCPRFLLGLLDAGKADLQRQARPEAWLSTGPSPAPGRLMLVCQVSGFYPKPIWVMWMRGEQEQQGTQQSDILPNADGTWYLRKSLDVEAIEADGLSCRVRHSSLEDQDIILYWEHRSSMGWIFLAVIVPLVLLTVLAFWLRKRWTRCEPPSNLISLE is encoded by the exons ATGCTGTTCCTGCAGCTTGCATTGCTAGTGGTTCTCCTCCCAGGTGGTGACAGTAAAGATG ACTTCCAGGAGCCAACCTCCTTCCGAGTTATCTACATCTCATCCTTTTACAACCGTTCCTGGGTACAAGCTCTGGGCTCAGCTTGGTTGGGTGAGTTGCAGACTCATGGGTGGGAGAGCCACACTGGCACTTTAATTTATCTGAGGCCCTGGTCGAAGGGCAACTTCAGCAATAAGGAGATGACTGAAATGGAAAAGTTATCCCGTATGACCTCCATAGGACTTAATCAGGTATTTCACAACCATGCAAGTCAATGGCAGCTTGAAT ATCCCTTTCATGTACAGGTAACAAAAGGCTGTGAGCTTCACATCGGTGAAGCCTCAGTAGGGTTCATGCGGATTGCTTATCAAGGATTAGATTTAGCACGCTTCCAGAATAATTCATGGTTACCATCTCCAAAGGGTGGACGTAGGGCTCAGCAAGTCTCCAGACTATTCAATTTGAATAAAATCATCCTGGGAATAACACACAGGCTCCTCACTGACACCTGCCCACGTTTCCTCTTGGGTCTTCTTGATGCAGGGAAGGCAGATCTCCAGCGACAAG CAAGGCCAGAAGCCTGGCTGTCCACTGGCCCTAGTCCTGCTCCAGGCCGTCTGATGCTGGTTTGTCAAGTCTCTGGCTTCTACCCAAAGCCTATTTGGGTGATGTGGATGCGGGGTGAGCAAGAGCAACAGGGCACTCAGCAAAGTGACATCTTGCCCAATGCTGATGGGACATGGTATCTTAGGAAGTCCTTGGATGTGGAAGCCATTGAGGCAGATGGCCTCTCTTGCCGGGTGAGACACAGCAGTCTAGAAGACCAGGACATCATCCTTTATTGGG AACATCGCAGCTCCATGGGCTGGATCTTCTTGGCAGTGATAGTGCCCCTGGTGCTTCTGACAGTGCTTGCGTTTTGGCTTAGGAAGCGCTG GACACGTTGTGAACCTCCAAGCAATCTTATCTCTTTGGAATGA